One Magnetospirillum sp. 15-1 genomic region harbors:
- a CDS encoding ATP-binding cassette domain-containing protein, whose protein sequence is MRFGGLFAVNDLSFSAGRKEITAVIGPNGAGKTTLFNCITGFYKPQVGRITLNHPSGPMLLERLDDHVISAKAGVARTFQNIRLFARMSVLENLIVAQHTALMGASAFSLAGLLGLSRYARAERLAVERARHWLDKVGLTSLADEEAGSLPYGHQRRLEIARAMCTEPLLLCLDEPAAGLNPRESAELNRLLLDIRDENGIGLLLIEHDMSVVMEISDHIAVLDYGKKIAEGAPAAIKADPAVIRAYLGEPDEEEAM, encoded by the coding sequence ATGCGCTTCGGCGGCCTGTTCGCCGTCAACGATCTGTCGTTCTCGGCGGGCCGCAAGGAGATCACCGCGGTGATCGGCCCCAACGGGGCGGGCAAGACCACCCTGTTCAACTGCATCACCGGCTTTTACAAGCCGCAGGTCGGCCGCATCACCCTCAATCATCCGTCGGGCCCCATGCTGCTGGAGCGCCTCGACGATCACGTCATTTCCGCCAAGGCCGGGGTGGCGCGCACCTTCCAGAACATCCGCCTGTTCGCCCGCATGAGCGTGCTTGAAAACCTGATCGTCGCCCAGCATACGGCGCTGATGGGGGCCTCGGCCTTCTCGCTGGCCGGGCTGCTGGGGCTTTCGCGCTACGCCAGGGCCGAGCGGCTGGCGGTGGAGCGGGCACGGCACTGGCTGGACAAGGTGGGGCTCACCTCCCTGGCCGACGAGGAGGCCGGCAGCCTGCCCTATGGCCATCAGCGCCGCCTGGAAATCGCGCGGGCCATGTGCACCGAACCGCTGCTGCTGTGCCTGGACGAGCCCGCCGCCGGGCTGAATCCGCGTGAATCGGCGGAACTGAACCGCCTGCTGCTCGACATCCGCGACGAGAACGGCATCGGCCTGCTGCTGATCGAGCACGACATGAGCGTGGTGATGGAGATTTCCGACCACATCGCGGTGCTGGATTACGGCAAGAAGATCGCCGAGGGCGCGCCCGCCGCCATCAAGGCCGACCCGGCGGTGATCCGGGCCTATCTGGGCGAGCCCGACGAAGAGGAGGCCATGT
- the livM gene encoding high-affinity branched-chain amino acid ABC transporter permease LivM translates to MEARAARTLLVDALLGGLVAAAMALPMLGVRLEDSANGLFLSGRLDWVAWAAGLVAGGRLIIGILRLLLAGRIPSPPAPPRKLMVHVGWAMVAFALIMPFLPFSGRNLVDKATLVLIYVMLGWGLNIVVGLAGLLDLGFVAFYAVGAYSYALLSQTFGLSFWVCLPLAGMLAATFGMVLGFPVLRLRGDYIAIVTMGLGEIVRVVLQNWQDVTGGPNGISGIERPSFFGLSFKMTAPEGSQTFAEFFGLEFSADHRVIFLYFLILALALLTNLFTLRIRRLPVGRAWEALREDEIACRSLGINPTTVKLSAFATGAMFAGFAGSFFATRQGFISPESFTFIESAVILAIVVLGGMGSQIGIVLAALLLVGLPEWFRELQQFRMLAFGGAMVLIMLWKPSGLLSTRQPTIRLRDAS, encoded by the coding sequence CGGCTGGAGGACTCGGCCAACGGTCTTTTCCTGAGCGGGCGGCTGGATTGGGTGGCCTGGGCGGCGGGGCTGGTGGCCGGCGGTCGCCTGATCATCGGCATCCTCCGCCTGCTGCTGGCCGGCCGCATTCCCAGCCCGCCGGCCCCGCCGCGCAAGCTGATGGTCCATGTGGGCTGGGCCATGGTCGCCTTCGCCCTGATCATGCCCTTCCTGCCGTTCTCGGGCCGCAATCTGGTGGACAAGGCCACCCTGGTGCTCATCTACGTCATGCTGGGCTGGGGCCTGAACATCGTGGTGGGACTGGCCGGATTGCTGGACCTGGGCTTTGTCGCCTTCTACGCGGTGGGGGCCTATTCCTACGCCCTGCTCTCGCAGACCTTCGGGCTGTCGTTCTGGGTCTGCCTGCCTTTGGCCGGAATGCTGGCCGCCACCTTCGGCATGGTGCTGGGCTTTCCGGTGCTGCGCCTCAGGGGCGACTACATCGCCATCGTCACCATGGGCCTGGGCGAGATCGTCCGCGTGGTGCTGCAGAACTGGCAGGACGTCACCGGCGGCCCCAACGGCATTTCCGGCATCGAGCGGCCCTCGTTCTTCGGCCTGTCGTTCAAGATGACGGCGCCCGAGGGAAGCCAGACCTTCGCCGAGTTCTTCGGCCTGGAATTCTCGGCCGACCATCGGGTGATCTTTCTTTATTTCCTGATCCTGGCCCTGGCCCTGCTGACCAACCTTTTCACCCTGCGCATCCGCCGGCTGCCGGTGGGCCGCGCCTGGGAGGCGCTGCGCGAAGACGAGATCGCCTGCCGAAGCCTCGGCATCAATCCCACCACGGTGAAGCTGTCGGCCTTCGCGACGGGCGCCATGTTCGCCGGGTTCGCCGGATCGTTCTTCGCCACGCGGCAGGGCTTCATCAGCCCGGAAAGCTTCACCTTCATCGAATCGGCGGTGATCCTGGCCATCGTGGTGCTGGGCGGCATGGGCAGCCAGATCGGCATCGTGCTGGCCGCCCTGCTGCTGGTCGGGCTGCCGGAATGGTTCCGCGAGTTGCAGCAGTTCCGCATGCTGGCCTTCGGCGGCGCCATGGTGCTGATCATGCTGTGGAAGCCCAGCGGCCTGCTGTCGACGCGCCAGCCGACCATCCGGCTGAGGGACGCATCATGA